One part of the Symphalangus syndactylus isolate Jambi chromosome 1, NHGRI_mSymSyn1-v2.1_pri, whole genome shotgun sequence genome encodes these proteins:
- the LOC134732250 gene encoding uncharacterized protein, with amino-acid sequence MRTHERVSSVSQDTILHRFHTCCTLITDLQPPELRPSRPPTPMSPQPGRSGWQQAFRKHSHHPRKHLNNQDFHSNFKTHPSLLYSKHFQGSMDLRADGSEICCFVIMIISFVFFYQKYYQLILSTKVAIVCVESVIQIRQSSLPHSQAVWCSLLLLGYTPTQHVTVLSPAGSWNTVARALTEHNTGIRSSRNTTRGSGPHGTQHWEQVLTDTTRGSGSHGTQHRDQVLTNTTPGSGPHGTQHGDQVLMEHNTGSRSSRTQHRDQVLTEHNTGIRSSRNTTRGSGLHGTQHGDQVLTDTTPGSGSHGHNTGIRSSRTQHGDQVLTEHNTGIRFSRTQHGDQVLTEHNTGSRSSRTQHGEQVLTEHNTGSRSSQNTTRGAGPHGHNTGIWCTTVFKCGAVLF; translated from the exons ATGAGGACACATGAGAGGGTGTCATCTGTGAGCCAGGACACCATCCTCCACAGATTCCACACCTGCTGCACCTTGATCACggacttgcagcctccagaact GCGGCCCAGTAGGCCACCCACGCCCATGTCCCCCCAGCCAGGCCGCAGCGGCTGGCAGCAGGCATTCAGGAAACACAGTCATCACCCGAGGAAACACCTGAACAACCAAGACTTCCACAGCAATTTCAAAA CCCACCCCAGCCTGCTCTATTCAAAGCATTTTCAGGGCTCCATGGACCTGAGAGCTGATGGCT CAGAGATCTGTTGTTTTGTCATCATGATCATCTCCTTCGTGTTTTTCTACCAGAAATATTACCAGCTCATACTGTCCACAAAAGTGGCCATCGTCTGCGTCG AGTCTGTTATACAAATCCGGCAATCCAGCCTGCCGCACAGTCAGGCTGTGTGGTGCAGCTTGTTGCTTCTGGGCTACACACCCACACAGCACGTGACTGTGCTGAGTCCTGCAGGCAGCTGGAACACCGTGGCGAGG GCCCTCACGGAACACAACACGGGGATCAG GTCCTCACGGAACACAACACGGGGATCAGGTCCTCACGGGACACAACACTGGGAGCAGGTCCTCACGGACACAACACGGGGATCAGGTTCTCACGGAACACAACACCGGGATCAGGTCCTCACGAACACAACACCGGGATCAGGTCCTCACGGAACACAACACGGGGATCAGGTCCTCATGGAACACAACACGGGGAGCAGGTCCTCACGGACACAACACCGGGATCAGGTCCTCACGGAACACAACACGGGGATCAGGTCCTCACGGAACACAACACGGGGATCAGGTCTTCACGGAACACAACACGGGGATCAGGTCCTCACGGACACAACACCGGGATCAGGTTCTCACGGACACAACACGGGGATCAGGTCCTCACGGACACAACACGGGGATCAGGTTCTCACGGAACACAACACCGGGATCAGGTTCTCACGGACACAACACGGGGATCAGGTCCTCACAGAACACAACACGGGGAGCAGGTCCTCACGGACACAACACGGGGAGCAGGTCCTCACGGAACACAACACGGGGAGCAGGTCCTCACAGAACACAACACGGGGAGCAGGTCCTCACGGACACAACACCGGGATATGGTGCACAACCGTATTCAAATGTGGGGCTGTACTTTTCTAA